A DNA window from Chryseobacterium sp. MEBOG06 contains the following coding sequences:
- a CDS encoding DUF1330 domain-containing protein, with the protein MSTHYLSPTFEAGKHLFLKNIQGPIINMNLIKLKKEADYSQYPDLQPSEKTSGWDAYFTYIRETEPFLKESGGEIIFIGKGEQFLIGPENEYWDICMLIKQKSVNDFFNFEKNEAYMKIVGHRIAAIEDSRLLPLEEILSYKK; encoded by the coding sequence ATGTCAACACATTATCTCTCTCCTACTTTTGAAGCAGGAAAACATCTTTTTTTGAAAAATATACAAGGTCCCATTATCAATATGAATCTTATCAAACTCAAGAAAGAGGCAGATTATTCTCAATATCCGGATCTTCAACCATCTGAAAAAACCAGTGGTTGGGATGCTTATTTTACATACATCAGAGAAACTGAACCATTTTTAAAAGAAAGCGGCGGCGAAATTATATTCATAGGAAAAGGAGAACAGTTTTTAATTGGTCCCGAGAATGAATATTGGGATATCTGTATGCTCATTAAACAGAAAAGCGTCAATGATTTTTTCAATTTTGAAAAGAATGAAGCGTACATGAAAATCGTAGGCCACAGAATTGCAGCGATTGAAGACTCCAGGCTTTTGCCATTGGAAGAAATACTGTCATACAAAAAATAA
- a CDS encoding GIY-YIG nuclease family protein has product MKNALKQQLREKAKNHTVTMGVLSLKNNSNGKQYIQSSLNLEALVNRIQFELNSGLCNNTALQKDWTESRSEAFTFEFVMIIPKQENSFINYRKEIQKAEKAYISEINNELY; this is encoded by the coding sequence ATGAAAAATGCATTAAAACAACAATTAAGAGAGAAGGCAAAAAACCATACCGTTACTATGGGCGTTCTGTCTTTAAAGAATAACAGCAACGGAAAACAATACATCCAAAGCTCATTGAACCTGGAAGCTCTTGTGAACAGGATACAATTTGAATTAAACAGCGGACTGTGCAACAATACAGCCCTGCAAAAAGACTGGACAGAATCTAGAAGTGAAGCTTTTACTTTTGAATTTGTAATGATTATACCCAAGCAGGAAAATTCATTCATCAATTATCGTAAAGAAATACAAAAGGCTGAGAAGGCTTATATTTCTGAGATAAATAATGAGTTATACTAA
- a CDS encoding MarR family winged helix-turn-helix transcriptional regulator, which translates to MISSELLLLMNINKLQSVISRKFDALSVHGLGLNDFIILYILNTSSESKMRRIDLAEKIGITASGVTRLLNPLEKIGLVGRETNERDARVSYVVITPNGKKIFEEALISAENITKDILAPKKNKSLRTVSDFLFELGGNIQ; encoded by the coding sequence ATGATAAGTTCTGAATTATTACTCTTAATGAATATCAATAAGCTTCAATCTGTCATCTCAAGAAAGTTTGATGCTTTGAGTGTGCACGGGCTTGGGCTCAATGATTTTATCATTCTTTACATTCTGAATACGTCTTCTGAGAGCAAGATGCGCAGAATAGACCTTGCGGAAAAGATAGGAATTACCGCTTCCGGGGTAACACGATTATTGAATCCCCTGGAAAAAATAGGGTTAGTAGGAAGAGAAACCAATGAAAGGGATGCGAGAGTAAGCTACGTGGTCATTACTCCCAATGGGAAAAAGATTTTTGAAGAAGCTCTGATCAGTGCGGAAAATATTACAAAAGATATTTTAGCCCCTAAAAAGAATAAATCTCTCCGTACCGTAAGTGATTTCTTATTTGAGTTAGGGGGAAATATACAATGA
- a CDS encoding DUF6493 family protein, protein MLIEDEFKTIYLNYRIKETVPFLKTLTPKDKKEVLALLKIYINREWGHNNISVLAALACCKSKTEYDKLSPGYYSMPVDLIDDLFEFYVPDWLGESHLFLRNFNYLKVLEWEQKGYLDLNDDISASLLSSSGSFESSLEEILFTYPVTLDSHIWLMFEYESDITSHYKGRNWKEVLKALAQDQKIDRSKLLRSSLKALNFNFSKDHNTWFLELFAYLEPSGKEILELQEELFMIFHSTQHSLFPGTLKIINQVITDKAFKTEEFLHAGSSLITLPTKNIVSALLLTVEKIAKDNNRYNEESCLLVIPVFLNKDKTLQTKAAKIIAKYGNPESEKIQQELTLYKESLLSDAQTLLEKFLTGKVKIESKETHGYETVSWHLSEPVLSIETIDDFIFFAPQVFSNNEVCHFEQFLEALLKFNGEFQEEHFNQLEPAFKAALKVKGASGLRHLLAAFFVNYGILKQKRKSQILLDAQLEFHTLENWVEEKTPFVFKAYHQLLSGVFELLKENKKLPLLCVPDHTPCWISVHHLVNNLRIYQLHDELPIPFDLQIAVLRVKKENPDQEENYAKEQLNEKYFEFLKPVFDGNYFRDRYDHVYLDGSFNQEFSYRKIYKWNNTEEVPQLLVSIDSRKELSEKASFLDHLFNSYHALYDDDLIPVLYTSPYFSGTIVGRKYNESLSNSVYQYDIKKNIELLDAWMRLHLPFQPVHYLLLSAGLFSKDKIFCGIAFEVLVNKAVSEDFEVQELGILIGKKISFEWAPVKRLTDGLYGLINLSTSHNLAFEKLLTAILSAIEKPVFNLKKLLELYYELLSKNQTLPDETVSGLLKEWKKENNLKKIIYQIKST, encoded by the coding sequence ATGCTAATTGAGGACGAGTTTAAGACCATATATTTAAACTATAGAATCAAGGAAACTGTTCCTTTTCTTAAGACGCTCACACCAAAAGATAAAAAAGAAGTTCTTGCTCTTTTAAAAATATATATTAATAGAGAATGGGGGCACAATAATATCTCTGTGTTGGCTGCTTTAGCCTGTTGCAAAAGCAAAACCGAATATGATAAACTAAGTCCCGGATATTATTCAATGCCGGTGGACCTCATCGATGACCTTTTTGAGTTTTATGTTCCTGATTGGTTGGGAGAAAGCCATTTATTTTTAAGAAATTTTAACTATTTGAAAGTTTTGGAATGGGAGCAGAAAGGCTACCTTGATCTGAATGACGATATAAGTGCCTCATTACTTTCATCTTCAGGAAGTTTCGAAAGCTCATTAGAAGAAATTTTATTCACTTATCCTGTTACCTTAGATTCGCATATCTGGCTCATGTTTGAATATGAATCTGATATTACTTCTCATTACAAAGGCAGAAACTGGAAAGAGGTCTTGAAAGCCCTTGCTCAGGACCAGAAAATTGATCGCTCCAAACTTCTCAGATCCAGTCTTAAAGCTCTTAATTTTAATTTTTCAAAGGACCATAATACCTGGTTTTTAGAGCTTTTTGCTTACCTTGAACCTAGCGGTAAAGAAATTTTAGAACTCCAGGAGGAGCTGTTTATGATTTTTCATTCAACACAGCATTCCCTATTCCCCGGAACATTAAAAATAATTAACCAAGTCATCACAGACAAAGCATTTAAAACAGAAGAGTTTTTACATGCAGGATCTTCCCTGATCACACTTCCTACCAAAAATATTGTCAGTGCATTGCTTCTTACTGTAGAAAAAATAGCCAAAGATAATAACAGATATAATGAAGAGAGCTGTCTTCTTGTGATACCTGTTTTTCTGAATAAAGATAAAACACTGCAAACGAAAGCTGCAAAAATCATTGCTAAATATGGAAACCCTGAATCCGAAAAAATACAACAAGAATTAACACTTTATAAAGAATCTCTTCTTTCAGACGCCCAAACATTACTGGAGAAATTTCTTACCGGAAAAGTAAAGATTGAAAGTAAAGAAACCCATGGCTATGAGACCGTTTCATGGCATTTGTCGGAACCTGTTCTATCCATTGAGACCATTGATGATTTTATCTTCTTTGCACCACAGGTTTTCAGTAACAATGAAGTTTGCCATTTTGAACAGTTTTTAGAAGCTTTGTTAAAATTTAATGGTGAATTTCAGGAAGAACATTTCAATCAGCTGGAGCCGGCTTTCAAAGCGGCACTTAAGGTAAAAGGAGCATCAGGTCTGCGTCACCTGCTGGCTGCATTTTTTGTCAATTATGGAATATTGAAACAAAAGAGAAAATCTCAGATTCTGTTAGACGCACAGCTAGAGTTCCATACCCTTGAAAATTGGGTTGAAGAGAAGACTCCTTTTGTTTTTAAAGCATATCACCAGCTTCTTTCAGGTGTTTTTGAACTACTTAAAGAAAATAAAAAACTTCCTCTTCTCTGCGTACCTGATCATACCCCTTGCTGGATTAGTGTTCATCATCTGGTTAATAACTTGAGAATCTATCAGCTGCATGACGAACTGCCAATACCTTTTGACTTGCAGATCGCGGTTCTTCGTGTAAAAAAAGAAAATCCTGATCAGGAAGAAAATTATGCAAAAGAACAGTTAAATGAAAAATATTTTGAATTTCTGAAGCCTGTTTTCGATGGGAATTATTTCAGAGACCGCTATGACCATGTATACCTGGATGGCAGCTTCAACCAGGAGTTCAGTTACCGGAAAATTTATAAATGGAATAATACAGAAGAAGTCCCACAGCTCTTGGTTTCTATTGATAGCCGGAAAGAACTTTCGGAAAAAGCTTCCTTCTTAGACCATTTATTCAACTCTTATCATGCTTTGTATGATGACGATTTGATCCCTGTTTTATACACTTCTCCTTATTTTTCCGGCACTATTGTAGGCAGGAAATATAATGAAAGTCTATCCAATTCCGTTTATCAGTATGATATCAAAAAGAATATAGAACTTCTGGATGCGTGGATGAGACTTCATCTTCCTTTTCAGCCTGTTCATTATTTACTACTGTCTGCGGGACTATTTAGTAAGGATAAAATATTTTGTGGTATAGCTTTTGAAGTCCTAGTAAACAAGGCGGTTTCCGAGGATTTTGAGGTACAGGAACTAGGAATTCTGATCGGTAAAAAGATCAGTTTTGAGTGGGCTCCTGTTAAAAGACTTACAGACGGATTATATGGTCTTATTAATTTGAGTACCAGCCATAATCTGGCTTTCGAGAAACTGCTGACAGCCATTCTTTCAGCAATAGAAAAGCCGGTTTTTAATCTTAAAAAGCTATTAGAGCTTTATTATGAACTGCTTAGCAAGAATCAGACGTTACCCGATGAAACGGTTTCCGGTCTGCTTAAAGAATGGAAAAAAGAGAATAACCTGAAAAAAATTATATATCAAATTAAAAGCACATGA
- a CDS encoding DUF6493 family protein, translating into MKERLYEILNEEQVHEIIPFLKQLSVEERKTLVPSIKKMDREISKIVMTKNSYHTVGSASQHSIIDIASFVCMDKKNFGKNYWSLFRNAEQTEQILEWGCPDWFSDFINESVEAEFTAFNYHDILGWTKKGYVEPRPELLGHHLSNYPSDLDQYPETLTTHFWYLCEYPSKSLPFRKEWFPLVQKLVAEQKIERKRFLRECLLASNRNFNKNVTGWFMDAFTTLKPTEAELLELQNELLAGLASVQSKAVNTILTHLKKIAGADIKTEELSHYLPNLLSSEVKTVVISGLSLTEKIFQRKRLDPEMLGMALSTAFVSKDDGIQTKAAKIILKYIPPSENIKEALSHYSDNILTNVRPLLEKYIEDKQQELEDLASEKLSLTTEENKVKVLENFEDLMFFLPLAMEDPYSHHCDIALDGFIRFANEVDAESVKLIEPVFLKACKTIAKWEVPYLNVLLCNLIINYGLSLLEKYPIQLKNLEKIYQKTSEEEAGREANSNYQKKLGPMEKVGAESPAMKAFKEIAIFIHQKIKLGDSIPLLFTITHSPCWISPVALVEKFEIYQNKNIEPHHLDVQLALQRCALDNTSEAIKLVEEKLKGEYRELLLFFFGKDIRPKGKFEHPSWWMTAGITRSPETVFSEFSNFGYDNIPEEFLIGNYSWKTIDNKKNSYYPVELNIVIPKYHLEKRKEPLFLEYFVAGQKELSETPALMWCFPNTPANALAKVIKHCLFYSGIAEVYERNLVLNTSQALYQIKKPLDKIGNLFLGTIFLDGDKTIRGTAAEIWLEHVSHQMMDNAELGRVIGLHEKLEWAPVKRLTDLMQHHMLNVSKNHNIALEELISNILLQMGEPVTNLKKLLEVYHEVLALNQSEAHINLIEKLNDWKENSSLKKICNLLLKK; encoded by the coding sequence ATGAAAGAAAGACTTTATGAGATCCTTAATGAGGAGCAAGTACATGAGATTATCCCTTTTCTAAAACAACTTAGTGTAGAAGAAAGAAAAACATTGGTGCCATCCATAAAGAAAATGGACCGCGAAATCAGTAAAATTGTGATGACTAAAAATTCCTATCATACGGTAGGTTCTGCCAGTCAGCATTCTATCATTGATATTGCATCATTTGTTTGTATGGACAAAAAGAATTTCGGTAAAAATTACTGGAGCCTCTTCCGGAATGCCGAACAGACAGAGCAGATTTTGGAGTGGGGGTGTCCAGATTGGTTTTCGGACTTTATCAATGAATCTGTAGAAGCCGAGTTTACAGCCTTCAATTATCATGACATCCTGGGATGGACAAAAAAAGGATATGTAGAACCCAGACCGGAGCTGCTTGGGCATCACCTGAGCAATTATCCATCAGATTTGGATCAGTATCCGGAAACACTTACAACCCACTTTTGGTATTTATGTGAATACCCATCCAAATCTTTACCATTCCGTAAAGAGTGGTTCCCCCTGGTTCAAAAGTTGGTAGCAGAACAGAAAATTGAAAGAAAACGATTTTTACGAGAATGTTTGCTGGCTTCCAACAGAAACTTTAACAAAAATGTGACGGGCTGGTTTATGGATGCGTTTACTACCTTAAAGCCTACAGAAGCAGAACTACTGGAGCTTCAGAATGAATTGCTTGCCGGATTGGCATCGGTACAGTCAAAAGCGGTCAATACCATTTTGACGCACCTGAAGAAAATAGCAGGAGCGGACATTAAAACCGAAGAACTTTCCCATTACCTTCCAAACTTGCTGAGTTCAGAAGTGAAAACCGTAGTGATCTCCGGCTTATCGCTAACGGAAAAAATCTTTCAGAGAAAAAGACTCGATCCGGAAATGTTGGGAATGGCTTTAAGTACTGCATTTGTAAGCAAAGATGATGGCATACAGACGAAAGCAGCAAAGATTATTCTGAAATATATCCCGCCTTCTGAAAACATAAAAGAAGCGTTATCACATTATTCGGACAATATCCTGACCAATGTACGTCCTCTTCTGGAAAAATATATAGAAGATAAACAACAGGAGCTGGAAGATTTAGCCTCTGAAAAACTCTCTCTTACTACGGAAGAAAATAAAGTCAAAGTACTTGAAAACTTTGAAGATCTGATGTTCTTTCTTCCTTTGGCAATGGAAGACCCTTATAGCCACCATTGTGATATCGCTTTAGATGGATTTATACGTTTTGCCAACGAAGTAGATGCTGAATCTGTAAAACTCATAGAGCCCGTATTCCTGAAAGCATGCAAAACAATTGCAAAATGGGAAGTTCCATATTTGAATGTTTTATTGTGTAATCTGATTATCAATTACGGACTGAGCTTATTGGAAAAATATCCCATTCAGCTTAAAAACCTAGAAAAAATATATCAGAAAACCAGTGAAGAGGAAGCTGGAAGAGAGGCCAATTCAAATTATCAGAAGAAACTGGGCCCTATGGAAAAAGTAGGCGCCGAATCTCCTGCAATGAAAGCTTTTAAGGAAATTGCCATATTTATACATCAAAAGATAAAACTGGGAGACAGCATTCCATTGCTGTTTACAATCACGCATTCACCGTGCTGGATTTCTCCCGTGGCTTTGGTGGAAAAATTTGAGATCTATCAGAATAAAAATATAGAACCCCATCACCTGGATGTTCAGCTGGCATTGCAGCGCTGTGCCTTAGACAATACCTCGGAAGCAATAAAATTAGTTGAGGAAAAATTAAAAGGTGAGTACAGAGAGCTACTGCTTTTCTTCTTTGGCAAAGATATCCGTCCGAAAGGAAAATTTGAACACCCTTCATGGTGGATGACAGCCGGGATTACGCGTTCACCGGAAACTGTATTTAGTGAATTCAGCAATTTTGGATATGATAATATTCCTGAAGAATTCCTTATTGGAAACTACAGCTGGAAAACTATTGACAACAAGAAAAACTCATATTATCCGGTTGAGCTGAATATTGTTATCCCAAAATATCATCTTGAAAAAAGAAAAGAACCTTTATTTCTGGAATATTTTGTTGCAGGTCAGAAAGAACTTTCTGAAACTCCTGCATTAATGTGGTGTTTTCCGAATACTCCGGCAAATGCATTGGCGAAAGTGATTAAACACTGTCTTTTCTATTCCGGGATTGCTGAGGTCTATGAAAGAAACCTTGTTTTGAATACTTCACAAGCTCTTTATCAGATCAAAAAACCTCTGGATAAAATAGGAAATCTGTTTTTAGGAACAATCTTCCTTGACGGGGATAAAACAATCCGTGGAACGGCTGCCGAAATCTGGCTGGAACACGTTTCTCATCAAATGATGGACAATGCAGAACTGGGAAGAGTAATCGGACTTCACGAAAAACTGGAATGGGCACCTGTTAAAAGATTAACAGACCTTATGCAGCATCATATGCTGAATGTCAGTAAAAATCATAATATAGCATTGGAAGAACTTATTTCCAATATACTGCTTCAAATGGGAGAACCTGTTACCAACCTGAAAAAACTCCTTGAAGTGTATCACGAAGTATTGGCTTTAAATCAGTCGGAAGCCCATATAAACTTAATAGAAAAATTAAACGACTGGAAAGAAAACTCGAGCCTGAAAAAAATCTGCAATCTTCTTCTAAAAAAATAA
- a CDS encoding SWIM zinc finger family protein — translation MEDTLIYNYSRSSSLAKKDDLEELFLAKYSEIHKNTDVPCFFWGNVGQPFILARCLITLSNIVKSSFNLSPFQISLLKDPIVTAGNERLRFEGFSHCAGVYARVDVLPDGLDGEFLENGTTNVDFNQPMITALGSIRPNERIMLSVGEKEVGLYKEEKKVIERKVPLPVKWIKGLGTVQIYLSQSEKRHSFNKIQTQQLFRGMPKGVVKSDYYLIVRGNKPMFSPVKSADAVCIGGLHRLRLLEPLLPYIDSMQIFSHSNMQSTTWQLYMGNIKFSFSLSRESWRGFSGEGAVLDSLISDISDQWIDALDKYAYANQSFSTTALALEENLSLTATDNLTGRLAAMGLLGYDLDDQEFFYRRLPFKLSRILEMNPRMKNAEKLIHEGKVEILNSNKERTEARVGGTGVHHTVIIDDEKERCTCEWFSKYQGERGPCKHMLAVKKLVNI, via the coding sequence ATGGAAGATACGCTTATTTACAACTATTCCAGGTCATCCTCTTTGGCAAAAAAAGATGATCTGGAAGAACTGTTTCTTGCTAAATACAGTGAGATACACAAAAACACGGATGTTCCCTGCTTTTTTTGGGGAAATGTTGGCCAGCCGTTTATTCTGGCCAGATGTCTGATTACACTTTCTAATATTGTGAAGTCCAGTTTTAATCTGTCACCGTTTCAGATATCACTCCTCAAAGATCCTATTGTCACTGCGGGAAATGAAAGACTGCGCTTTGAGGGATTTTCACATTGTGCGGGAGTTTATGCAAGGGTGGATGTATTACCTGATGGTCTGGATGGTGAATTTTTAGAAAACGGAACTACCAATGTGGACTTTAATCAACCCATGATAACCGCTTTGGGAAGTATCCGTCCCAATGAGAGAATTATGCTTTCTGTGGGAGAAAAAGAAGTCGGTTTATACAAAGAAGAGAAAAAAGTAATAGAAAGAAAAGTTCCGTTACCTGTAAAATGGATCAAAGGTCTTGGAACCGTACAGATTTATTTATCTCAATCTGAAAAACGACATAGCTTCAACAAAATTCAGACTCAGCAGTTGTTCCGGGGAATGCCGAAAGGAGTAGTGAAATCAGACTATTATCTTATCGTAAGAGGAAATAAACCTATGTTTTCTCCTGTAAAATCAGCAGATGCTGTATGCATTGGCGGTCTTCACAGGCTTCGCCTTCTGGAACCTTTACTTCCTTATATAGACTCTATGCAGATCTTTTCGCATTCTAATATGCAGTCTACGACCTGGCAGCTTTATATGGGGAATATAAAATTCAGTTTTTCTTTATCAAGAGAAAGCTGGAGAGGATTTTCGGGAGAGGGGGCAGTTTTGGATAGCCTTATTTCTGATATTTCAGATCAGTGGATTGATGCTTTGGATAAATATGCATATGCCAATCAGTCATTCAGTACAACTGCATTGGCTCTGGAAGAAAACCTAAGCCTTACAGCCACTGATAATCTTACAGGAAGACTTGCAGCCATGGGACTATTAGGATATGACCTTGATGATCAGGAATTTTTCTACCGGAGATTGCCTTTTAAGCTTAGCCGTATTCTGGAAATGAATCCCCGTATGAAAAATGCAGAGAAGCTGATACACGAAGGAAAAGTAGAAATATTAAATAGTAACAAAGAAAGAACAGAAGCCAGAGTAGGAGGAACCGGTGTACATCATACCGTAATCATTGATGATGAAAAAGAACGGTGTACATGCGAATGGTTCAGCAAATATCAGGGGGAAAGAGGCCCTTGTAAGCATATGCTGGCTGTAAAAAAACTGGTTAATATTTAA
- a CDS encoding VOC family protein, giving the protein MIKGLYETHVQVSDLENAIQFYTEVLGLKLAHRDETRPIAFLWVGEGKEFMLGLWEQKENLQPRHFAFSSSKEDILNYSVEFLEKKDLKPYNFLKNGSIEPMVFSWMPALAIYFNDPDGNQLEFISILEGDGQPELGVLSYEDWLAQKK; this is encoded by the coding sequence ATGATTAAAGGATTATATGAAACACACGTTCAGGTAAGTGATTTGGAAAATGCTATTCAGTTTTATACAGAGGTATTGGGCCTAAAATTAGCTCATAGAGATGAGACCCGTCCTATTGCCTTTTTATGGGTTGGAGAAGGGAAAGAGTTTATGCTGGGACTATGGGAGCAAAAGGAGAATCTTCAGCCAAGACATTTTGCTTTTTCAAGCAGTAAGGAAGATATTTTAAATTATTCTGTAGAGTTTTTAGAAAAAAAGGATTTAAAGCCTTATAATTTCCTGAAAAACGGAAGTATAGAGCCGATGGTATTTTCATGGATGCCCGCTTTGGCTATCTATTTCAACGATCCGGATGGTAATCAGCTGGAATTTATTTCAATTCTTGAAGGAGACGGTCAACCAGAATTGGGTGTACTTTCTTATGAGGATTGGTTAGCTCAAAAAAAATAA
- a CDS encoding TROVE domain-containing protein, whose amino-acid sequence MKFNFLKRENKVVLNYEGEKAYAMTPAEELYSAVVTTGLSNTTYEKGNDRLERIQSLIKKNDPEFVARLAVYARRDMYLRTIPLVLTTELAKHTSGTDLVSRTVDGVVQRADEITELLAYYQLANERTQTKKLNRLSKQIQKGLVKSFNKFDEYQFAKYNRKADVTLKDALFLVHPKAKDENQQEIFNKIVNGNLQTPYTWEVELSNLGQAKFFDDTERKRAFKNKWEELIFSNKMGYMATLRNLRNILEAGVSPDAMEKICGYLSDERAVMNSKQLPFRFLAAYRELKKIDSPYTSSLLEALESAVVISAGNIKGFGFDTSVVIAADVSGSMQQPVSPKSKILLYDIGLLMSMILQSHCKNVVTGMFGDRWLRTPMPKRGILRNVDDLYKSEGKVGYSTNGYLVIEDLIKRKENVDKVMLFTDTQMWNSTGTGNSFEASWSRYKTIAPNAKLYIFDLAGYGKQPLDIRKNDVYLIAGWSEKIFDVLNALEDQKSAVEMIKNVVL is encoded by the coding sequence ATGAAATTTAATTTTTTAAAAAGAGAAAATAAAGTAGTGCTAAACTACGAAGGTGAAAAAGCGTACGCAATGACACCTGCCGAAGAATTATATAGTGCTGTTGTTACAACAGGGCTGTCAAATACCACCTATGAAAAAGGAAATGACAGATTGGAAAGAATCCAGTCTCTGATTAAGAAAAATGATCCTGAATTCGTGGCAAGATTGGCGGTATATGCAAGAAGAGATATGTATCTGCGTACTATTCCGTTGGTTTTGACGACAGAATTGGCTAAGCATACTTCAGGAACTGATCTGGTGAGCAGAACTGTGGATGGTGTTGTTCAGAGAGCTGATGAAATTACAGAGCTGCTGGCTTATTACCAACTTGCCAATGAAAGAACACAAACTAAAAAGCTGAACAGATTGTCAAAGCAAATTCAGAAAGGTCTGGTGAAGTCATTCAATAAATTTGATGAATACCAGTTTGCAAAATACAACCGAAAAGCAGATGTAACATTGAAAGATGCCTTGTTTCTGGTTCATCCAAAAGCTAAAGATGAAAACCAGCAGGAAATTTTCAATAAAATTGTGAATGGTAATTTACAGACGCCTTATACCTGGGAGGTTGAACTTTCAAATTTAGGTCAGGCAAAATTTTTCGACGATACAGAAAGAAAGCGGGCATTTAAAAACAAATGGGAAGAGCTTATCTTCAGCAACAAAATGGGCTATATGGCCACTTTGAGAAACCTTAGAAATATTTTGGAAGCTGGGGTATCACCTGATGCGATGGAAAAAATATGCGGTTATTTATCAGATGAGAGAGCGGTAATGAACTCAAAACAGCTGCCTTTCAGATTTCTGGCAGCATACAGAGAATTGAAAAAAATAGATTCTCCTTACACTTCTTCACTTCTGGAGGCATTGGAAAGTGCCGTTGTGATAAGTGCCGGAAATATCAAAGGTTTTGGTTTTGATACGTCAGTAGTGATTGCTGCCGATGTATCCGGCTCTATGCAGCAGCCGGTTTCACCTAAAAGTAAGATCTTACTTTATGATATTGGTTTACTGATGTCTATGATTTTACAGTCTCATTGTAAAAATGTGGTGACAGGTATGTTTGGTGACCGTTGGCTGAGAACTCCAATGCCTAAAAGAGGTATTCTGAGAAACGTGGATGACCTGTACAAGAGTGAGGGCAAAGTAGGATATTCCACCAATGGCTATCTGGTAATAGAAGACCTGATCAAAAGAAAAGAAAATGTAGATAAAGTAATGCTCTTCACAGATACCCAGATGTGGAATAGTACCGGAACCGGAAATTCTTTTGAAGCTTCATGGAGCAGATACAAGACAATTGCTCCCAATGCAAAACTGTATATTTTTGACCTGGCAGGCTATGGAAAACAGCCGCTTGATATCAGAAAAAATGATGTATACCTTATTGCAGGCTGGTCAGAAAAAATTTTTGATGTACTGAATGCTTTGGAAGATCAGAAATCTGCCGTAGAAATGATAAAAAATGTAGTGCTGTAA